In one window of Prevotella sp. E13-17 DNA:
- the glgP gene encoding alpha-glucan family phosphorylase — MKIKADYTNVPQWKELTVKSRLPEELKCLDEIAHNLWWVWNYEARDLFRDLDPALYHDVKHNPVMLLERLSFARKEEIVKDKALMKRIKDVYKLYRAYVDVKPDSTRPSVAYFSMEYGMHSALKIYSGGLGMLAGDYLKEASDSNVDMCAIGFLYRFGYFTQSLSMDGQQIANYEAQNFTSLPIERQLDENGKPLIVDVPYMNYTVHAYIWRVNVGRIKLYLLDTDNEMNSEYDRPITHSLYGGDWENRLKQEILLGIGGVLTLKKLGITKDIYHCNEGHAALCNLQRLCDYIESGLTFNQAMELVRASGLYTVHTPVPAGHDYFDEGLFGKYMGGYPQKLGISWDEFIGMGRTNPDDHNEKFCMSTFACNTCQEVNGVSKLHGWVSQQMFADIWKGYYPEENHVGYVTNGVHFPTWAATEWRKLYAKYFDANFMSDQSNQSIWEAIYNVPDEEIWATRMALKNKLVDYIKEQFSDTWLRNQGDPSRVLSLLDRINPNALIIGFCRRFATYKRAHLLFTDLDRLSKIVNDPEHPVQFLFAGKAHPADGAGQGLIKRIYEISQRPEFLGKIIFLEDYDFLLARRLVSGVDIWMNTPTRPLEASGTSGEKAEMNGVVNLSVKDGWWLEGYREGAGWALTEKRTYQNQGYQDQLDAATIYSLLENEIIPLYYAKDKKGISKGWINVVKNSIAQIAPHYTMKRQLDDYYEKFYVKEALRFKQISKNNNQLAKEIAQWKETVAERWDQINVVSVEWDIPSTGLETGQKYTLRYVIDEQGLDDAVALEKVNVFTNKDGEERIYSIEPLKMVRREGNNFVFEASLAPQQAGEYKSAVRMYPKNSNLPHRQDFCYVKWLELPQNVR, encoded by the coding sequence ATGAAAATTAAAGCAGACTACACAAATGTTCCTCAATGGAAAGAACTTACTGTAAAATCACGTCTTCCCGAGGAATTAAAATGCCTTGACGAGATTGCCCATAACTTGTGGTGGGTTTGGAATTATGAAGCACGCGATCTCTTCCGTGACCTCGATCCCGCTCTCTATCACGATGTGAAGCACAATCCTGTGATGTTACTTGAGCGTCTTTCTTTTGCTCGTAAAGAGGAAATCGTAAAAGACAAGGCGCTTATGAAGCGTATCAAGGATGTTTATAAACTCTATCGTGCCTATGTTGATGTAAAGCCCGATAGCACGCGTCCTTCTGTAGCCTACTTCTCAATGGAGTATGGCATGCACTCTGCGCTCAAAATTTATTCTGGTGGTTTGGGAATGCTGGCTGGCGACTATCTGAAAGAGGCATCCGACTCGAATGTCGATATGTGTGCTATAGGTTTCCTCTACCGTTTCGGCTACTTCACGCAGTCGCTTTCGATGGACGGACAGCAGATAGCCAACTACGAAGCTCAGAACTTCACCTCTCTGCCTATTGAGCGCCAGCTCGACGAGAACGGGAAACCGCTGATTGTCGATGTGCCCTACATGAACTATACCGTTCATGCCTATATCTGGCGCGTCAACGTGGGTCGCATCAAGCTCTATCTGCTCGATACCGACAACGAAATGAACTCTGAGTACGATCGCCCGATTACTCACTCTCTCTATGGTGGTGACTGGGAAAATCGTCTGAAGCAGGAAATACTGTTGGGCATTGGCGGTGTCCTCACACTGAAGAAACTTGGCATCACAAAAGACATTTATCATTGTAACGAGGGACATGCTGCACTCTGCAACCTGCAGCGTCTTTGCGACTACATCGAGAGCGGACTGACCTTCAATCAGGCCATGGAGCTGGTTCGTGCCAGCGGTCTTTATACTGTACACACACCAGTACCCGCAGGCCATGACTACTTTGACGAAGGCCTGTTCGGTAAGTATATGGGGGGATATCCTCAGAAGTTAGGTATCTCTTGGGACGAGTTTATCGGCATGGGTCGCACCAATCCCGATGATCACAATGAGAAGTTCTGCATGTCAACCTTCGCATGTAACACCTGTCAGGAGGTGAATGGCGTGTCTAAGTTGCACGGATGGGTATCGCAGCAAATGTTTGCTGATATCTGGAAGGGCTATTATCCCGAAGAGAACCACGTGGGCTATGTGACCAACGGTGTTCACTTCCCGACATGGGCTGCCACCGAATGGCGCAAGCTCTACGCTAAATATTTTGATGCCAACTTCATGTCCGACCAGTCGAACCAGAGCATCTGGGAAGCCATCTACAATGTGCCCGACGAAGAAATCTGGGCCACACGTATGGCGCTGAAGAACAAGTTGGTTGACTATATCAAAGAGCAGTTCAGTGACACATGGCTGCGCAACCAGGGGGATCCTTCTCGCGTGCTCAGCTTGTTGGACCGCATCAACCCCAATGCACTGATCATCGGCTTCTGTCGTCGCTTTGCTACCTATAAGCGCGCTCATCTGTTGTTCACCGATTTGGATCGTCTGTCAAAGATTGTCAACGACCCCGAGCATCCAGTGCAGTTCCTCTTTGCCGGCAAGGCCCATCCTGCTGATGGTGCAGGTCAGGGACTTATCAAGAGAATCTATGAGATTTCTCAGCGCCCTGAGTTCCTGGGTAAGATTATCTTCCTGGAAGATTACGACTTCCTGTTGGCTCGTCGCCTTGTCTCAGGCGTAGATATCTGGATGAACACACCGACACGTCCTCTAGAGGCCAGTGGCACCTCGGGCGAGAAAGCCGAAATGAACGGCGTTGTCAACCTCAGTGTTAAAGATGGCTGGTGGCTTGAAGGCTATCGCGAAGGTGCCGGATGGGCACTGACAGAGAAACGCACTTATCAGAACCAGGGCTATCAAGACCAACTCGATGCAGCCACTATTTATTCGTTGCTTGAGAATGAGATTATACCTCTCTACTATGCCAAGGATAAGAAGGGTATCTCTAAGGGCTGGATCAATGTGGTCAAGAACTCTATTGCTCAAATCGCTCCTCACTACACCATGAAGCGTCAGCTCGACGACTATTACGAGAAATTCTATGTAAAAGAGGCCTTGCGCTTCAAGCAGATTTCTAAAAACAACAACCAGTTGGCCAAGGAGATTGCACAATGGAAGGAAACCGTGGCCGAGCGTTGGGATCAAATCAACGTTGTTTCAGTAGAGTGGGATATTCCTTCTACAGGACTCGAGACTGGACAGAAATACACCCTTCGCTACGTGATTGACGAACAAGGACTTGATGATGCCGTAGCCCTTGAGAAGGTTAACGTCTTCACTAATAAGGATGGCGAAGAGCGCATCTATTCTATCGAACCCTTGAAGATGGTGCGCCGCGAGGGTAACAACTTCGTCTTCGAGGCTTCGCTGGCTCCACAGCAAGCTGGCGAATATAAGAGCGCAGTTCGCATGTATCCCAAGAACAGTAATCTGCCTCACCGTCAGGACTTCTGCTACGTGAAGTGGCTGGAACTGCCTCAGAACGTCAGATAA
- the rpsR gene encoding 30S ribosomal protein S18, with product MAEQSEIRYLTAPSIDTKKKKYCRFKKSGIKYIDYKDPEFLKKFLNEQGKILPRRITGTSLKYQRRVAQAVKRARQIALLPYVTDLMK from the coding sequence ATGGCAGAACAGAGTGAGATTCGTTATTTGACAGCTCCTTCTATTGATACAAAGAAGAAGAAGTATTGCCGTTTTAAGAAGAGCGGTATCAAGTATATCGACTACAAAGATCCTGAGTTCCTCAAGAAGTTCTTGAACGAGCAGGGAAAAATTCTGCCCCGTCGCATCACCGGTACTTCACTGAAGTATCAGCGCCGTGTGGCTCAGGCCGTTAAGCGTGCACGTCAGATTGCACTGCTGCCTTACGTAACCGATTTGATGAAATAA
- the rpsF gene encoding 30S ribosomal protein S6 — translation MNQYETVFILTPVLSDDQTKETVAKFKKILADNGAEIVSEEAWGLKKLAYQIEKKNSGFYFLIEFKAEPAVIKTLETAYRRDEKVIRFQTVKLEKYAIEYAEKRRKKYATKSEEA, via the coding sequence ATGAATCAGTACGAAACCGTTTTCATTTTGACTCCCGTTTTGTCTGACGATCAGACAAAGGAAACGGTCGCTAAGTTCAAGAAGATCCTCGCTGATAATGGAGCAGAGATCGTGAGCGAAGAGGCTTGGGGTTTGAAGAAACTGGCTTACCAGATTGAGAAGAAGAACTCAGGATTCTATTTCTTGATTGAGTTCAAGGCAGAGCCAGCAGTCATTAAGACACTCGAGACGGCCTATCGTCGTGACGAGAAGGTCATCCGCTTCCAGACAGTGAAGCTCGAGAAGTATGCTATTGAGTATGCAGAGAAGCGTCGTAAGAAGTATGCAACTAAATCAGAGGAGGCTTAA
- a CDS encoding N-acetylmuramoyl-L-alanine amidase-like domain-containing protein, with protein sequence MLASGNVEPLWFAKQFLGRPYVAHTLEVNQEEALVVNTRELDCTTFVENVLALAMCSRRGERGFVDFQRQLQLLRYRQGMLERYPSRLHYFSDWIIDNVAMGHVVEIQHPAKLFSAVQTVKVNWMSTHSGSYRALRDNPDFCAVIKQQEQRLTGKQYHYIPTRNILNSKLMREVVHDGDVIAIVSTKKGLDIAHLGFAMWKNGVLCFLDASSIHKKVVVEPISLYQYLTKRKQVSGFRLIRLK encoded by the coding sequence ATGTTAGCAAGTGGTAATGTAGAACCGTTGTGGTTTGCTAAGCAGTTTTTAGGACGTCCGTATGTGGCTCATACGTTGGAGGTCAATCAAGAAGAAGCGCTTGTGGTCAATACGCGTGAGTTAGACTGCACAACGTTTGTCGAGAATGTGTTGGCTCTGGCCATGTGTAGCAGAAGAGGAGAGAGAGGCTTTGTAGATTTTCAACGGCAGCTGCAGCTCTTGCGCTATCGTCAAGGCATGTTGGAGCGCTATCCGAGTCGTTTGCATTATTTTTCAGATTGGATCATAGACAATGTGGCCATGGGACATGTTGTGGAAATACAGCATCCTGCTAAGTTGTTTTCAGCAGTTCAAACCGTGAAAGTCAATTGGATGAGTACCCATTCTGGTTCATATCGTGCGCTGCGCGACAATCCTGATTTCTGTGCGGTCATCAAGCAACAGGAACAGAGGCTCACTGGCAAACAGTATCATTATATTCCCACGCGAAATATTCTTAACAGCAAATTGATGCGTGAGGTTGTGCATGACGGCGATGTGATTGCGATTGTCAGCACTAAGAAAGGTTTAGACATAGCTCATCTCGGCTTTGCCATGTGGAAGAATGGGGTGCTCTGTTTTCTTGATGCCTCATCTATCCATAAAAAGGTGGTCGTAGAGCCCATAAGTCTTTATCAGTATCTGACAAAGAGAAAGCAGGTTAGCGGCTTCCGACTCATTCGCCTGAAGTAG
- a CDS encoding C10 family peptidase, producing the protein MLALLLASESVDAAPISKDAARKKAETFAVRKGRTLSFTKSAVHKAPQAKEQETSPYYVFDMAQDGGFVIVSGDDRTRSIIGYTEKGCYDEGTLPENMKSWLQMVADRITSLGDATATTGQSKHVKSARAAAATEVIPPLLSSTWNQGTPYWDNCPFRDGQRCYTGCTATAFAQVMYYYRWPEGATTSVPGYSDDGLNYSSLPATTFDWNLMKNSYGDSDSGTSSGNAVAKLMHYVGKGALMHYTGGGSGAAFVNAINALKNYFGYPQDIYEIYKDNYSSSDWVNAVYAELYYGRPVLIEGYSDINWGGGHAFVCDGYRDDGCFHINWGWGGWCDGYFSLDVLNPDDHSGMGAAPGGNGYYWHEGAVMNVRRPDGIGGGTNSGGVPVATFYQDINYGGYAVQLSEGTYTQSQLEARGIRNNDITSLKVLAGFKVTVFDGSSFNGDSKTLSADCSWIGGDWNDRASSIKIEPNGVSGLGGIHKLKNYHSGKFMDLDGNSTNNGTAIVQWDDEGTELYQQWRFNEIEPGVYTVQAAATQSRGLDIINRGTANGTQVILYDYLNGAHQQFIVYDKGAGWYQLVARNCGRVVEMPNASTTSGEHVQIWDNNNQACSWWQLAVAYTTADLTDFGGSCEVSHTAVNANEDATKLFDNNSNTKYCAFIGSTDEVSMTFHSTRSARLTSYAITSANDFEGRDPKNWRLEGSTNGTTWETIDTRSNETFSSRFEKKTYGVSPSKEYSHYRLVVTARRDAQSTVFQIAELEYFALIAQAYHAPAEAQVLSIDERTIGNRLYEQTFDIYSVDGKLVKRAAISLEGLPKGIYVVNRKKMMIR; encoded by the coding sequence GTGCTAGCATTGTTGCTCGCATCAGAGAGTGTTGATGCTGCGCCTATCTCGAAAGACGCAGCGCGTAAGAAAGCGGAAACCTTTGCTGTCAGAAAAGGACGTACGCTTAGTTTCACTAAAAGTGCTGTTCACAAGGCTCCACAAGCCAAAGAACAGGAAACCTCACCTTACTATGTGTTTGATATGGCTCAAGATGGCGGCTTCGTGATTGTTTCTGGCGATGACCGCACACGCAGCATTATCGGATACACAGAGAAGGGCTGCTATGATGAAGGCACACTGCCTGAAAACATGAAGTCGTGGTTGCAAATGGTTGCTGACCGCATCACGTCGCTCGGCGATGCAACAGCCACAACGGGTCAAAGCAAGCATGTCAAGTCTGCACGAGCAGCAGCGGCCACGGAGGTCATTCCACCACTGTTGTCGAGCACGTGGAATCAGGGTACTCCCTATTGGGACAACTGTCCCTTCCGTGATGGACAGCGTTGCTACACAGGCTGTACAGCTACTGCCTTTGCTCAGGTGATGTACTATTACCGCTGGCCTGAGGGTGCCACAACATCGGTGCCAGGCTATTCGGACGACGGACTGAATTACAGCTCGTTGCCCGCCACTACCTTCGATTGGAACTTGATGAAGAACAGCTATGGAGACAGCGACAGCGGCACGAGCAGTGGCAATGCCGTTGCCAAGTTGATGCACTATGTGGGCAAGGGGGCTTTGATGCATTATACAGGTGGAGGCTCAGGAGCAGCTTTTGTCAATGCAATCAATGCACTCAAGAATTATTTTGGTTATCCTCAGGATATCTATGAGATTTATAAGGACAACTATAGCAGTAGTGACTGGGTTAATGCTGTCTATGCAGAGCTCTACTATGGACGTCCTGTACTGATAGAGGGTTACTCAGACATCAACTGGGGCGGTGGACATGCCTTTGTTTGTGATGGCTACCGCGACGATGGCTGCTTCCACATCAACTGGGGCTGGGGCGGCTGGTGCGACGGCTATTTCAGTCTTGACGTGCTGAACCCCGATGATCACAGTGGTATGGGCGCAGCTCCTGGTGGAAATGGTTATTATTGGCACGAGGGTGCTGTTATGAATGTGCGCCGTCCTGACGGCATTGGTGGTGGAACAAACTCGGGCGGTGTACCAGTGGCCACGTTCTATCAGGACATTAACTACGGTGGCTATGCTGTACAGCTTAGCGAGGGCACCTATACACAGTCGCAACTGGAGGCTCGGGGCATCCGAAACAATGACATCACCTCGCTGAAGGTATTAGCAGGATTCAAGGTGACTGTTTTTGATGGCTCGTCTTTCAATGGTGATAGCAAGACGCTGTCGGCTGATTGTAGTTGGATTGGTGGCGACTGGAACGACCGAGCCAGCTCTATCAAGATTGAACCCAATGGCGTGAGCGGTCTGGGTGGCATCCATAAGCTGAAGAATTATCACAGTGGCAAGTTTATGGATCTGGATGGCAATAGCACTAACAATGGCACCGCTATCGTGCAATGGGACGATGAGGGTACTGAGCTCTATCAGCAATGGCGCTTCAACGAGATTGAACCAGGAGTCTATACAGTTCAGGCTGCTGCTACGCAGAGCCGAGGGCTCGACATCATCAATCGTGGCACGGCCAACGGCACCCAGGTCATTCTCTACGACTATCTGAACGGTGCTCATCAGCAGTTCATCGTTTACGACAAGGGCGCAGGTTGGTATCAGCTCGTGGCACGCAACTGTGGTCGAGTGGTTGAAATGCCTAATGCCAGCACCACATCGGGTGAACACGTGCAGATTTGGGATAATAACAATCAAGCTTGCTCCTGGTGGCAACTGGCTGTGGCCTACACGACTGCCGACCTGACCGACTTCGGAGGCTCGTGCGAAGTGTCGCATACGGCTGTGAACGCTAACGAGGATGCCACAAAGTTATTTGACAACAATTCGAATACTAAGTATTGTGCGTTTATAGGTTCGACAGACGAGGTGTCGATGACGTTCCACTCAACCAGAAGTGCACGGCTGACGAGTTACGCCATCACCTCGGCTAATGACTTCGAAGGGCGAGACCCAAAGAACTGGCGCCTGGAGGGTTCAACGAATGGCACCACTTGGGAGACTATTGACACACGCAGCAACGAAACATTTTCTTCTCGTTTCGAGAAGAAAACCTACGGTGTCAGTCCTTCTAAAGAGTACAGTCACTATCGTCTTGTGGTCACGGCGCGCAGAGATGCGCAGTCCACTGTTTTCCAAATTGCCGAACTGGAATATTTTGCACTTATAGCTCAAGCATATCATGCGCCTGCCGAAGCTCAGGTGTTGAGCATAGACGAGCGCACCATCGGCAACCGTTTGTACGAGCAGACCTTTGATATCTACTCCGTGGATGGAAAACTCGTCAAGCGAGCTGCCATCAGTCTGGAAGGATTGCCCAAGGGCATATATGTGGTCAACCGTAAGAAGATGATGATCAGATAA
- the rplI gene encoding 50S ribosomal protein L9, which produces MEIILKEDIIGLGFKNDIVNVKSGYGRNYLIPQGKGVIASPSAKKILAENLKQQAHKIAAQKAAAEERGNAIKDVTLTIAAKVSATGQLYGSVTANMVADELKKLGHDIDRKIITMRDIKKVGEYTALVHFHKEVIVEVPVIVIAENAEELKAEKEAMKAAAKPAATEEPAEEAPAAEEAEAPAAE; this is translated from the coding sequence ATGGAAATTATACTGAAAGAAGATATTATCGGTCTGGGTTTTAAGAACGATATTGTAAACGTAAAGTCTGGCTATGGCCGTAACTACCTGATTCCTCAGGGAAAAGGTGTTATCGCTTCACCTTCGGCTAAGAAGATTCTGGCAGAGAACCTGAAGCAGCAGGCTCATAAGATTGCTGCCCAGAAGGCTGCTGCCGAGGAGCGTGGAAACGCTATCAAGGATGTAACATTGACCATTGCTGCCAAGGTTAGCGCAACCGGCCAGCTCTATGGTTCAGTGACAGCTAACATGGTAGCCGACGAGCTGAAGAAGTTGGGTCACGACATCGACCGCAAGATTATCACTATGCGTGACATTAAGAAGGTTGGTGAGTACACCGCTCTTGTTCACTTCCACAAGGAAGTTATCGTAGAGGTACCTGTTATCGTTATAGCTGAGAATGCCGAAGAGCTGAAAGCAGAGAAAGAGGCTATGAAGGCCGCTGCAAAGCCCGCAGCCACTGAGGAGCCTGCTGAAGAAGCACCTGCTGCTGAAGAGGCAGAGGCACCCGCTGCTGAGTAA
- a CDS encoding glycosyltransferase has protein sequence MTKRQLTPDFIFESSWEVCNKVGGIYTVLSTRANTLQKTIQDRIIFIGPDVWKEKECPYFREDKQLFAEWQWLAKEQGLHVKMGRWAVPGDPIAVLVDFTPYFEKKNEIYGWLWENYQVDSLHAYGDYDEASMFSYAAALVVESMYNYLKSHGDLYPTKHVIYHANEWMCGLGALYINNKVSSIGTIFTTHATSIGRSIAGNQKPLYDYLFAYNGDQMAVELNMQSKHSIEKQTAHYVDCFTTVSDITANECLELLDKPVDVVLPNGFDNRFVPRAASFDKKRKAARQRMLTVANALLGEQLDDDTIIISTSGRYEFRNKGIDVFVEAMNRLLRDHDLKKKVLAFIEVPGWVGEPRQDLQERLREPLAHYDTPLEVPQVTHWLHNMGHDNVLSMMKYYDMHNRREDNVKVIFLPCYLDGHDGVMNLTYYDVMLGNDLCIYPSYYEPWGYTPLEAIAFKVPCITTDLAGFGLWANKVFGHAGELKDGVKVIHRTDYNYSEVADIIKDTVADFSNMTRDEIDVCRSNAEKLSKKALWSNFIKYYNVAYDIALRKAEARMAQKEDNNNQ, from the coding sequence ATGACAAAGAGACAGTTAACTCCGGATTTTATCTTCGAGTCAAGCTGGGAAGTTTGTAATAAAGTAGGCGGTATTTATACTGTTCTTTCTACGCGAGCAAATACTTTACAGAAGACTATTCAGGATAGAATTATTTTTATAGGTCCTGATGTATGGAAAGAAAAAGAATGTCCTTATTTTAGAGAGGATAAGCAGCTTTTTGCCGAGTGGCAATGGTTGGCTAAAGAACAAGGACTTCATGTCAAGATGGGACGATGGGCTGTTCCGGGAGACCCGATTGCTGTTCTTGTGGACTTTACACCTTATTTCGAAAAGAAAAACGAAATCTATGGATGGCTGTGGGAGAACTATCAAGTAGATTCTCTCCATGCTTATGGCGACTACGACGAAGCTTCAATGTTTTCTTATGCGGCAGCTTTAGTGGTCGAGAGCATGTATAATTACCTCAAGAGCCATGGCGATCTGTATCCGACAAAGCACGTGATTTACCATGCTAACGAGTGGATGTGTGGTTTGGGCGCCTTATATATTAATAATAAGGTGTCTTCGATTGGAACCATTTTCACCACCCATGCCACCAGTATTGGTCGTTCGATAGCCGGCAACCAAAAGCCCCTCTACGACTATCTGTTTGCTTATAATGGCGACCAGATGGCTGTCGAGCTCAACATGCAAAGCAAGCATTCTATCGAAAAGCAGACCGCACACTATGTGGACTGCTTTACCACGGTCAGCGACATCACCGCCAATGAGTGTTTAGAGTTGCTCGACAAACCCGTTGACGTGGTTCTTCCGAATGGTTTCGACAATCGTTTTGTCCCCCGTGCAGCATCCTTCGACAAGAAACGAAAGGCAGCTCGCCAGCGTATGCTGACGGTGGCCAATGCGCTGCTGGGCGAACAATTGGACGATGACACGATTATTATTTCAACCAGCGGACGCTATGAGTTTCGCAATAAGGGCATCGACGTGTTTGTGGAAGCCATGAACCGCCTGTTGCGCGACCATGACCTCAAGAAAAAGGTGCTTGCATTTATTGAAGTGCCTGGTTGGGTGGGCGAGCCACGCCAAGACTTGCAGGAAAGACTCCGTGAGCCTTTGGCCCATTACGATACTCCCCTCGAGGTGCCTCAGGTCACGCATTGGCTCCACAATATGGGTCACGACAACGTGCTGAGCATGATGAAATACTACGATATGCATAATCGTCGTGAAGATAATGTCAAGGTCATCTTCCTGCCTTGCTATTTAGATGGGCACGATGGCGTGATGAACCTCACTTATTACGACGTGATGCTTGGCAACGACTTATGCATTTATCCGTCTTATTACGAGCCTTGGGGCTATACCCCCCTTGAGGCTATTGCGTTTAAAGTACCCTGCATCACTACCGATTTGGCTGGTTTTGGGCTCTGGGCTAACAAGGTCTTCGGCCATGCAGGCGAACTGAAGGATGGTGTGAAAGTGATTCATCGCACAGACTATAACTATTCGGAGGTGGCTGATATCATCAAAGACACGGTTGCCGATTTCTCTAACATGACACGAGATGAAATCGATGTCTGCCGCAGCAACGCCGAGAAACTCTCGAAAAAAGCCCTCTGGAGCAACTTTATTAAATACTACAACGTGGCCTACGACATTGCCCTCAGAAAGGCAGAAGCCCGAATGGCACAAAAAGAAGATAACAACAATCAATAA
- a CDS encoding EFR1 family ferrodoxin (N-terminal region resembles flavodoxins. C-terminal ferrodoxin region binds two 4Fe-4S clusters.): MIFYFSGTGNTRWAAEKMAEATAERLFFIPNELPTSCHYELEVGERIGFCFPVHGWQPPHIVREFLKKITFSTPSSDIREHYCYVLITCGDSAGETIEMCNSDLAPKNISIDFAISLIMPESYVCLPFMYTDKPQREEEKIAQASKDLDTAINIVCSRKRTTFLVKKGPLPWTFSHVIGAYFNAKMITDKKFRVDPDMCISCGKCVKVCPTGDIRLAEGVPEWKHNDSCTNCLACYHHCPRHAINYGRITRKRGQYYFGHRTTTSGE; the protein is encoded by the coding sequence ATGATATTCTACTTTTCAGGAACAGGAAACACACGTTGGGCAGCAGAAAAAATGGCAGAGGCTACAGCAGAGCGGCTCTTCTTCATCCCCAACGAGTTGCCCACCTCGTGCCATTACGAATTAGAAGTTGGCGAGCGCATCGGCTTTTGCTTCCCCGTCCACGGATGGCAGCCCCCGCATATTGTCCGGGAGTTTCTAAAGAAGATCACCTTCAGTACCCCATCATCTGATATTCGAGAGCACTATTGCTACGTATTAATAACCTGCGGAGACAGTGCAGGAGAGACCATTGAAATGTGTAATAGCGACTTGGCCCCCAAAAACATAAGCATTGATTTTGCCATCAGCCTGATTATGCCTGAATCATACGTATGTCTGCCGTTCATGTACACCGACAAGCCACAGCGAGAAGAAGAAAAAATAGCGCAAGCATCTAAAGACCTTGACACAGCCATCAATATCGTTTGCAGCAGGAAAAGAACTACTTTTCTTGTCAAGAAGGGCCCCCTTCCATGGACTTTCAGCCACGTAATCGGTGCCTACTTCAATGCCAAAATGATTACCGACAAAAAGTTTCGTGTGGACCCGGATATGTGCATCAGCTGTGGAAAATGCGTCAAGGTCTGCCCCACGGGCGACATACGCCTTGCGGAAGGTGTGCCAGAATGGAAGCACAACGACAGTTGCACCAATTGCCTGGCTTGCTACCATCATTGTCCCAGACATGCCATCAACTATGGTCGAATCACCCGCAAACGAGGACAATATTATTTTGGGCACAGAACGACTACTTCAGGCGAATGA